The genome window AGGACAGCCCGGTGCACAAATATTCTGCATTCATGCAGCATCCGAGCAAGGGCTGCACCCTAAGGGTTGTGATGTAGATAGCCTAccataatgcaagcattagtagttgcttccacagctcgaacccgtgacctataggtcacacggagacaactctACCGTTGTTCCAAGGTCCCCTTTTCCTTTCAagctattaaaaaaaaaaactcaaatcaccaattttttatttttattttttggattttgcaGGTTTGGACAGAAAGAGAAGGGGTTCGGAACCTATTGAACATGGTGGGTAAAGAAGTTATGATGAAAGGGTTTATGGTAGGTTCATATTATAACCACTTTGAGGAATTCATAAAAGAGATGGAAGTTTACTTGAAAGTGGGCAAAATAAAATCCAAACACAAAATCTACAATGGTATTGAGAGTTTTTTGGAGAGTTTAGCATCTCTATTTTCTAGCTCTAATGTCGGAAAAGTAATTCTTCAAGTAACTCCTTAAACTACTTCTCCCTTTGCCATCCCTATTATCCTTGGAATAAATAAGCAAAAACAAAATGACAATATATGTCTATTTATGCTTGTTAGCTATGTTTGTTCTTTTGAGGAAAATGTTACACTCGATCTGTAAAAGGAGGTATAAGGATGGTTGTTTATATATTTATGTCAATTTGCGTTgactaaccaaaaaaaaaaaaaaaacagattgGTGGTTGTGACATATGTTATAATCTCTCTTTAGAATGCTCTAAATGGTGTGTATAAAAGAAATAGCATTGACTAAAGACACAGACGACGAGTTTGCTTTAATAAAGTGGCTCGGGACAAGATATTGGGGCAAAGGTATGAAGGTACTGCAATGCAGCCTAGTCTGGTCTGACGAGGATTGGGACCGTGAAAAATGCAGCAAAGGTGAAAGACTTTCACCAATTTCTTGAGTGAGGTTAGATCCAAAACCCGTACTCTAGTTTTTTGTTATTTACCTTTTGTCTAATAATAAAAGATTCATACTTTAAATCCAGATTCTTCACTCACTAGTTTCCAATGATATATAATATGAAAATAAACATGACATTGACATAATCAGACGGTAACAACAACAGATAAGTTTAACAGTCTGAACTGAAATTAAGACCTTTGGCTCCTTCCTATGTAGTCCAATCAGTTGGAAATAGTGGCAAATTCTATTGGATTAACACGCGTAACAATAAAGTTGGagtaacggtaaagttgtctaAATATAACTTATAGGTCACGGGCTCAAGTCTTGGAACCAGCCACTGATGTTTGTATCAGGGTAGCtaggctgcctacatcacactCCTCGGAGTgcagcccttccccggaccccatGCGAACACAAAATGCTTTATGCACCAGACTGTCCTTTTTTACACGCATAACAGGATAACAAACCAAAGGATAAACCATGGCAGCAGAAAATCCAGCTCCTTGTTCCATATTAAGTGTTTCTGCATCTTTAATTATCCAATCAAAACATTGGATCATTGCACCAAGTGTCCTATGCAACACTGCTGCTGCAAGTCCAGCACCAGGGCATCCTCTCCTTCCTCCACCAAATGGCACATAACAGAAGTTCTGGCCATCTTTAATGGCCTCCAATTCATCAGGCTCGATCGCGAGGTTCTCGTTCAAGTTAAGATATCTCTCCGGTACAAACTCATCTGCATCAGCCCATGCATTTGAGTCCCTATTAACCGCGTAAAGGCTGACCACAAGCCTAGAATCTTTAAGTATTTTGTAACCATTGATCACACAATCTTCCCTGCATTTTCGAAATACTAAGGGCAATGAAGGATGTAATCTTAGAGTTTCCTTGACAACAGCTTGCAGATAAGGAAGATTTTGTATATCTGAATCCTCAACCAGTCTATTTTTCACCCCAACAATTCTGTCAATCTCTTGTTGCAGCTTCTTTATTGCCTTTGGATG of Nicotiana tomentosiformis chromosome 7, ASM39032v3, whole genome shotgun sequence contains these proteins:
- the LOC104106163 gene encoding (+)-pulegone reductase-like codes for the protein MIWKVKLLKEECGYDDAFNYRVETDYDAALTKYFPNGIDVYFDNVGGKMLEAVLNHVNHGARIALCGMISEYNKVWTEREGVRNLLNMVGKEVMMKGFMVGSYYNHFEEFIKEMEVYLKVGKIKSKHKIYNGIESFLESLASLFSSSNVGKVILQVTP